From one Ursus arctos isolate Adak ecotype North America unplaced genomic scaffold, UrsArc2.0 scaffold_1, whole genome shotgun sequence genomic stretch:
- the DNAJB2 gene encoding dnaJ homolog subfamily B member 2 isoform X1 produces MASYYDILDVPRSASADDIKKAYRRKALQWHPDKNPDNKEFAERKFKEVAEAYEVLSDKHKREIYDRYGREGLTGAGTGPSRAEPGGGGPGFTFTFRSPEEVFREFFGSGDPFAELFDDLGPFSELQSRGSRHSGPFFTFSSSFPGHSDFSSSSFSFSPGAGAFRSVSTSTTFVQGRRITTRRIMENGQERVEVEEDGQLKSVTINGVPDDLALGLELSRREQQQSVTSRSGGTQVRQTPASRPSDSDLSEDDEDLQLAMAYSLSEMEAAGKKPAGGRGAQRRRQGRPKAQDQDPGVGGTPEAARGDAAKPSPSPEEKASRCLIL; encoded by the exons ATGGCATCCTACTACGACATCCTAGACGTGCCGCGAAGTGCGTCCGCTGATGACATCAAGAAGGC GTATCGGCGGAAGGCTCTTCAGTGGCACCCAGACAAGAACCCGGATAATAAAGAATTTGCTGAGAGGAAGTTCAAGGAGGTGGCCGAGGCATATGAAGTGCTGTCAGACA AGCATAAGCGGGAGATCTACGACCGTTATGGCCGGGAAGGGCTGACTGGGGCAG gaACTGGCCCGTCCCGGGCGGAACCTGGTGGCGGTGGGCCTGGCTTCACCTTCACCTTCCGCAGCCCCGAGGAGGTCTTCCGGGAGTTCTTCGGGAGTGGAGACCCTTTTGCGGAGCTCTTTG ATGACCTGGGCCCCTTCTCAGAGCTTCAGAGCCGGGGTTCCCGACACTCGGGCCCCTTCTtcaccttctcttcctccttccctgggcactCTG atttctcctcctcatctttCTCCTTCAGTCCTGGGGCTGGTGCTTTTCGCTCTGTTTCTACGTCCACCACCTTTGTCCAAGGACGCCGCATCACAACACGCAG AATCATGGAGAATGGGCAGGAACGGGTGGAAGTGGAAGAAGACGGACAGCTGAAGTCAGTGACAATCAATG GTGTCCCAGATGACCTGGCGCTGGGCTTGGAGCTGAGCCGTCGAGAGCAGCAACAGTCTGTCACCTCCAGGTCCGGGGGCACGCAGGTCCGGCAGACTCCTGCCTCCCGCCCCTCTGACAGCGATCTCTCCGAGGATGATGAGGACCTGCAGCTCGCCATGGCCTACAGCCTGTCAGAGATGGAGGCGGCTGGGAAGAAACCAGCAGGTGGGCGGGGGGCGCAGCGTCGACGGCAGGGGCGGCCCAAGGCCCAGGACCAAGATCCCGGCGTGGGGGGGACCCCTGAGGCTGCAAGGGGGGATGCGGCCAAACCCAGCCCATCCCCAGAGGAGAAGGCCTCTCGCTGCCTCATCCTCTGA
- the DNAJB2 gene encoding dnaJ homolog subfamily B member 2 isoform X3, whose amino-acid sequence MASYYDILDVPRSASADDIKKAYRRKALQWHPDKNPDNKEFAERKFKEVAEAYEVLSDKHKREIYDRYGREGLTGAGTGPSRAEPGGGGPGFTFTFRSPEEVFREFFGSGDPFAELFDDLGPFSELQSRGSRHSGPFFTFSSSFPGHSDFSSSSFSFSPGAGAFRSVSTSTTFVQGRRITTRRIMENGQERVEVEEDGQLKSVTINGVPDDLALGLELSRREQQQSVTSRSGGTQVRQTPASRPSDSDLSEDDEDLQLAMAYSLSEMEAAGKKPAACPRPRD is encoded by the exons ATGGCATCCTACTACGACATCCTAGACGTGCCGCGAAGTGCGTCCGCTGATGACATCAAGAAGGC GTATCGGCGGAAGGCTCTTCAGTGGCACCCAGACAAGAACCCGGATAATAAAGAATTTGCTGAGAGGAAGTTCAAGGAGGTGGCCGAGGCATATGAAGTGCTGTCAGACA AGCATAAGCGGGAGATCTACGACCGTTATGGCCGGGAAGGGCTGACTGGGGCAG gaACTGGCCCGTCCCGGGCGGAACCTGGTGGCGGTGGGCCTGGCTTCACCTTCACCTTCCGCAGCCCCGAGGAGGTCTTCCGGGAGTTCTTCGGGAGTGGAGACCCTTTTGCGGAGCTCTTTG ATGACCTGGGCCCCTTCTCAGAGCTTCAGAGCCGGGGTTCCCGACACTCGGGCCCCTTCTtcaccttctcttcctccttccctgggcactCTG atttctcctcctcatctttCTCCTTCAGTCCTGGGGCTGGTGCTTTTCGCTCTGTTTCTACGTCCACCACCTTTGTCCAAGGACGCCGCATCACAACACGCAG AATCATGGAGAATGGGCAGGAACGGGTGGAAGTGGAAGAAGACGGACAGCTGAAGTCAGTGACAATCAATG GTGTCCCAGATGACCTGGCGCTGGGCTTGGAGCTGAGCCGTCGAGAGCAGCAACAGTCTGTCACCTCCAGGTCCGGGGGCACGCAGGTCCGGCAGACTCCTGCCTCCCGCCCCTCTGACAGCGATCTCTCCGAGGATGATGAGGACCTGCAGCTCGCCATGGCCTACAGCCTGTCAGAGATGGAGGCGGCTGGGAAGAAACCAGCAG CCTGCCCCAGGCCTCGGGACTAG
- the DNAJB2 gene encoding dnaJ homolog subfamily B member 2 isoform X4 translates to MASYYDILDVPRSASADDIKKAYRRKALQWHPDKNPDNKEFAERKFKEVAEAYEVLSDKHKREIYDRYGREGLTGAGTGPSRAEPGGGGPGFTFTFRSPEEVFREFFGSGDPFAELFDDLGPFSELQSRGSRHSGPFFTFSSSFPGHSDFSSSSFSFSPGAGAFRSVSTSTTFVQGRRITTRRIMENGQERVEVEEDGQLKSVTINGVPDDLALGLELSRREQQQSVTSRSGGTQVRQTPASRPSDSDLSEDDEDLQLAMAYSLSEMEAAGKKPADVF, encoded by the exons ATGGCATCCTACTACGACATCCTAGACGTGCCGCGAAGTGCGTCCGCTGATGACATCAAGAAGGC GTATCGGCGGAAGGCTCTTCAGTGGCACCCAGACAAGAACCCGGATAATAAAGAATTTGCTGAGAGGAAGTTCAAGGAGGTGGCCGAGGCATATGAAGTGCTGTCAGACA AGCATAAGCGGGAGATCTACGACCGTTATGGCCGGGAAGGGCTGACTGGGGCAG gaACTGGCCCGTCCCGGGCGGAACCTGGTGGCGGTGGGCCTGGCTTCACCTTCACCTTCCGCAGCCCCGAGGAGGTCTTCCGGGAGTTCTTCGGGAGTGGAGACCCTTTTGCGGAGCTCTTTG ATGACCTGGGCCCCTTCTCAGAGCTTCAGAGCCGGGGTTCCCGACACTCGGGCCCCTTCTtcaccttctcttcctccttccctgggcactCTG atttctcctcctcatctttCTCCTTCAGTCCTGGGGCTGGTGCTTTTCGCTCTGTTTCTACGTCCACCACCTTTGTCCAAGGACGCCGCATCACAACACGCAG AATCATGGAGAATGGGCAGGAACGGGTGGAAGTGGAAGAAGACGGACAGCTGAAGTCAGTGACAATCAATG GTGTCCCAGATGACCTGGCGCTGGGCTTGGAGCTGAGCCGTCGAGAGCAGCAACAGTCTGTCACCTCCAGGTCCGGGGGCACGCAGGTCCGGCAGACTCCTGCCTCCCGCCCCTCTGACAGCGATCTCTCCGAGGATGATGAGGACCTGCAGCTCGCCATGGCCTACAGCCTGTCAGAGATGGAGGCGGCTGGGAAGAAACCAGCAG ATGTGTTCTGA
- the DNAJB2 gene encoding dnaJ homolog subfamily B member 2 isoform X2: MYRRKALQWHPDKNPDNKEFAERKFKEVAEAYEVLSDKHKREIYDRYGREGLTGAGTGPSRAEPGGGGPGFTFTFRSPEEVFREFFGSGDPFAELFDDLGPFSELQSRGSRHSGPFFTFSSSFPGHSDFSSSSFSFSPGAGAFRSVSTSTTFVQGRRITTRRIMENGQERVEVEEDGQLKSVTINGVPDDLALGLELSRREQQQSVTSRSGGTQVRQTPASRPSDSDLSEDDEDLQLAMAYSLSEMEAAGKKPAGGRGAQRRRQGRPKAQDQDPGVGGTPEAARGDAAKPSPSPEEKASRCLIL; the protein is encoded by the exons AT GTATCGGCGGAAGGCTCTTCAGTGGCACCCAGACAAGAACCCGGATAATAAAGAATTTGCTGAGAGGAAGTTCAAGGAGGTGGCCGAGGCATATGAAGTGCTGTCAGACA AGCATAAGCGGGAGATCTACGACCGTTATGGCCGGGAAGGGCTGACTGGGGCAG gaACTGGCCCGTCCCGGGCGGAACCTGGTGGCGGTGGGCCTGGCTTCACCTTCACCTTCCGCAGCCCCGAGGAGGTCTTCCGGGAGTTCTTCGGGAGTGGAGACCCTTTTGCGGAGCTCTTTG ATGACCTGGGCCCCTTCTCAGAGCTTCAGAGCCGGGGTTCCCGACACTCGGGCCCCTTCTtcaccttctcttcctccttccctgggcactCTG atttctcctcctcatctttCTCCTTCAGTCCTGGGGCTGGTGCTTTTCGCTCTGTTTCTACGTCCACCACCTTTGTCCAAGGACGCCGCATCACAACACGCAG AATCATGGAGAATGGGCAGGAACGGGTGGAAGTGGAAGAAGACGGACAGCTGAAGTCAGTGACAATCAATG GTGTCCCAGATGACCTGGCGCTGGGCTTGGAGCTGAGCCGTCGAGAGCAGCAACAGTCTGTCACCTCCAGGTCCGGGGGCACGCAGGTCCGGCAGACTCCTGCCTCCCGCCCCTCTGACAGCGATCTCTCCGAGGATGATGAGGACCTGCAGCTCGCCATGGCCTACAGCCTGTCAGAGATGGAGGCGGCTGGGAAGAAACCAGCAGGTGGGCGGGGGGCGCAGCGTCGACGGCAGGGGCGGCCCAAGGCCCAGGACCAAGATCCCGGCGTGGGGGGGACCCCTGAGGCTGCAAGGGGGGATGCGGCCAAACCCAGCCCATCCCCAGAGGAGAAGGCCTCTCGCTGCCTCATCCTCTGA
- the PTPRN gene encoding receptor-type tyrosine-protein phosphatase-like N, whose protein sequence is MRRPLRPGGPGGSGGLRVLLCLLLLSSRPGGCSAISAHGCLFDRRLCSHLEVCIQDGLFGQCQVGVGQARPLLQVTSPVLQRLQSVLRQLMSQGLSWHDDLTQYVISQEMERIPRLHPPEPRPRDRSGLVPRRPGPAGELLLQGIPTGSTPAAQHRLPQPPVGGGGAGVGSPLSPLQAELLPPLLEHLLLPPQAPHPALSYEPALLQPYLFHQFGSRDGSRGSEGSPGMVSVGPLPKAEPSTPFSRTASKGMFGAHSDHSYGDPPGPSPGQLFQESGLLYLAQELPVPSRARAPRLPEQGGSSRAKDSSEGYEEEGLEGRREKPPSSAEQPDVTLQRLAAVLAGYGVELRQLTPEQLSTLSTLLQLLPKGAARNLGGVGNVGADVKKTVEERVQGENTAEPPAPTPSLPGYPTASPTSSKAQEVLSSGSSKPPKAANHLDAPVLLEKKSPLGQSQPTVVRQPSAQPLAEEYGYIVTDQKPLSLAAGVKLLEILAEHVHVSSGSFINISVVGPALTFRIRHNEQNLSLADVTQQAGLVKSELEAQTGLQILQTGVGQREEAAAVLPRPAHSTSPMRSVLLTLVALAGVAGLLVALAVALCVRQHARQRDKERLAALGPEGAHGDTTFEYQDLCRQHMATKSLFNRAEGPPEPSRVSSVSSQFSDAAQASPSSHSSTPSWCEEPAQANMDISTGHMILAYMEDHLRNRDRLAKEWQALCAYQAEPNTCATAQGEGNIKKNRHPDFLPYDHARIKLKVESSPSRSDYINASPIIEHDPRMPAYIATQGPLSHTIADFWQMVWESGCTVIVMLTPLVEDGVKQCDRYWPDEGSSLYHVYEVNLVSEHIWCEDFLVRSFYLKNVQTQETRTLTQFHFLSWPAEGTPASTRPLLDFRRKVNKCYRGRSCPVVVHCSDGAGRTGTYILIDMVLNRMAKGVKEIDIAATLEHVRDQRPGLVRSKDQFEFALTAVAEEVNAILKALPQ, encoded by the exons ATGCGGCGCCCGCTGCGGCCTGGGGGTCCCGGGGGATCCGGGGGTCTCCGGGtgctcctctgcctcctgctgctGAGCAGCCGCCCGGGAGGCTGCAGCGCCATTAGTGCCCACG GCTGTCTGTTTGACCGCAGACTCTGCTCTCACCTTGAAGTCTGTATTCAGG ATGGCTTGTTTGGACAGTGCCAGGTGGGAGTGGGGCAGGCCCGGCCCCTTTTGCAAGTCACCTCCCCAGTTCTTCAGCGCTTACAAAGTGTGCTCCGACAGCTCATGTCCCAAG GATTGTCCTGGCATGATGACCTCACCCAGTATGTGATCTCCCAGGAGATGGAACGCATCCCTAGGCTTCACCCCCCAGAGCCCCGTCCAAGGGACAG ATCTGGCTTGGTGCCCAGGAGACCTGGTCCCGCTGGGGAGCTGCTTTTACAGGGCATCCCTACTGGctccacccctgcagcccagcacCGGCTTCCTCAACCTccagtgggtgggggtggagctgGGGTGGGCTCTCCACTCTCCCCTCTGCAGGCTGAACTGCTGCCCCCTCTCTTGGAGCACCTGCTGCTACCCCCGCaggccccccaccctgctctgagtTATGAACCTGCCCTGCTGCAGCCCTACTTGTTCCATCAG TTTGGCTCCCGCGATGGCTCCCGGGGCTCAGAGGGCTCTCCAGGGATGGTCAGTGTCGGCCCCCTGCCCAAAGCCGAACCCTCTACTCCCTTCAGCAGAACTGCCTCCAAAGGCATGTTTGGGGCTCACTCTGACCACTCCTATGGGGACCCTCCAGGGCCTTCCCCTGGTCAACTTTTCCAGGAGTCAGGGCTTCTCTACCTGGCCCAGGAGCTGCCAGTGCCCAGCAGGGCCAGGGCACCAAGGCTGCCAGAGCAAGGGGGCAGCAGCCGGGCAAAGGACTCCTCAGAGGGCTATGAGGAGGAAGGGCTAGAAGGTCGCAGGGAGAAACCCCCTTCTTCAGCAGAGCAGCCAG ACGTGACTCTGCAGAGACTGGCAGCGGTGCTGGCGGGCTATGGGGTAGAGCTGCGTCAGCTGACCCCTGAGCAGCTCTCCACCCTCTCAACCCTGCTGCAGCTACTGCCCAAGGGCGCAGCACGAAATCTGG GAGGGGTTGGAAATGTTGGAGCTGACGTCAAGAAA ACAGTGGAGGAGCGGGTGCAGGGTGAAAACACGGCGGAGCCTCCAGCCCCCACGCCCTCCCTGCCTGGATACCCCACTGCCAGCCCCACTTCCAGTAAAGCCCAGGAGGTGCTGAGCTCTGGATCCTCCAAGCCCCCCAAAGCTGCTAACCACCTTGACGCGCCTGTCCTGCTAGAGAAGAAAAGTCCACTGGGCCAGAGCCAGCCCACAGTGGTGAGGCAGCCATCAGCCCAGCCATTGGCAGAGGAGTATGGCTACATTGTCACTGACCAGAA gcccctgagtctggctgcaggagtgaagCTGCTGGAGATCCTAGCTGAGCACGTGCACGTGTCCTCGGGCAGCTTCATCAACATCAG TGTGGTGGGACCGGCCCTCACCTTCCGCATCCGACACAATGAACAGAACCTGTCTTTGGCTGATGTGACCCAGCAAGCCG GGCTGGTGAAGTCGGAACTGGAAGCACAGACAGGGCTCCAGATCTTGCAGACAGGAGTGGGACAG AGGGAGGAAGCAGCTGCAGTCCTTCCCCGACCAGCCCACAGCACCTCTCCCATGCGCTCAGTGCTACTCACTCTGGTGGCCCTGGCAGGTGTGGCCGGGCTGCTGGTGGCTTTGGCAGTGGCTTTGTGTGTGCGGCAGCATGCACGGCAGCGGGACAAGGAGCGCCTGGCAGCCCTAGGGCCCGAGGGGGCCCATGGTGACACTACCTTTGAGTACCAG GACCTGTGCCGCCAGCACATGGCCACAAAGTCTCTGTTCAACCGGGCAGAGGGTCCGCCGGAGCCTTCTCGGGTGAGCAGCGTGTCCTCCCAGTTTAGTGACGCAGCCCAGGCCAGCCCCagctcccacagcagcacaccGTCCTGGTGCGAGGAGCCCGCCCAGGCCAACATGGACATCTCCACGGGACACATGATTCTG GCGTACATGGAGGACCACCTGCGGAACCGGGACCGCTTGGCCAAGGAGTGGCAGGCCCTGTGTGCCTACCAGGCAGAGCCCAACACCTGTGCCACGGCCCAGGGGGAGGGCAACATCAAAAAGAACCGCCATCCTGACTTCCTGCCCT ATGATCACGCTCGCATCAAGCTGAAGGTGGAGAGCAGCCCTTCTCGGAGTGATTACATCAACGCCAGCCCCATT ATTGAGCATGACCCTCGGATGCCAGCCTACATAGCCACACAGGGCCCACTGTCCCATACCATCGCAGACTTCTGGCAG ATGGTGTGGGAGAGTGGCTGCACCGTCATCGTCATGCTGACCCCGCTGGTGGAGGATGGTGTCAAGCAGTGTGACCGCTACTGGCCAGATGAGGGGTCCTCCCTCTACCACGTATATGAG GTGAACCTGGTGTCGGAGCACATCTGGTGCGAGGACTTCCTGGTGCGCAGCTTCTACCTGAAGAACGTGCAGACGCAGGAGACGCGCACGCTCACGCAGTTCCACTTCCTCAGCTGGCCGGCAGAGGGCACTCCGGCGTCCACCCGGCCGCTGCTGGACTTCCGCAg GAAAGTGAACAAGTGCTACCGGGGCCGCTCCTGCCCCGTCGTTGTGCACTGCAG CGATGGCGCGGGGAGGACTGGCACTTACATCCTCATTGACATGGTACTGAACCGCATGGCAAAAG GAGTAAAGGAGATCGACATCGCTGCCACCCTGGAGCATGTCCGTGACCAGCGGCCTGGCCTCGTCCGCTCTAAG gacCAGTTTGAATTTGCTCTGACAGCCGTGGCGGAGGAGGTGAATGCCATCCTCAAGGCTCTGCCCCAGTGA